In Mycolicibacterium alvei, a single window of DNA contains:
- a CDS encoding DNA-directed RNA polymerase subunit alpha, whose amino-acid sequence MLISQRPTLAEETLADNRSKFVIEPLEPGFGYTLGNSLRRTLLSSIPGAAVTSIRIDGVLHEFTTVPGVKEDVTDIILNLKGLVVSSEEDEPVTMYLRKQGPGAVTAGDIVPPAGVTVHNPEMHIATLNDKGKLEVELIVERGRGYVPAVQNKASGAEIGRIPVDSIYSPVLKVTYKVEATRVEQRTDFDKLILDVETKNSISPRDALASAGKTLVELFGLARELNVEAEGIEIGPSPAEADHIASFALPIDDLDLTVRSYNCLKREGVHTVGELVARTESDLLDIRNFGQKSIDEVKIKLHQLGLSLKDSPATFDPSEVAGYDAATGTWTSDAGYDLDDTQDYAETEQL is encoded by the coding sequence ATGCTGATCTCTCAGCGACCCACACTGGCCGAGGAAACCCTCGCCGACAACCGCTCCAAGTTCGTCATCGAGCCGCTGGAGCCCGGTTTCGGTTACACGCTGGGTAACTCGCTGCGGCGCACGCTGCTGTCGTCCATTCCGGGCGCGGCGGTCACCAGCATCCGCATCGACGGTGTGCTGCACGAGTTCACCACCGTCCCCGGGGTGAAGGAAGACGTCACCGACATCATCCTGAACCTCAAGGGCCTGGTCGTGTCCTCCGAGGAGGACGAGCCGGTCACCATGTACCTGCGCAAGCAGGGCCCGGGTGCCGTCACCGCAGGTGACATCGTGCCCCCGGCCGGCGTGACGGTGCACAACCCGGAAATGCACATCGCCACCCTCAACGACAAGGGCAAGCTGGAGGTCGAGCTCATCGTCGAGCGCGGTCGCGGCTACGTCCCGGCCGTGCAGAACAAGGCCTCGGGCGCTGAGATCGGCCGCATCCCGGTCGATTCGATCTACTCGCCGGTCCTCAAGGTCACCTACAAGGTGGAGGCCACCCGTGTCGAGCAGCGCACCGACTTCGACAAGCTGATCCTCGACGTCGAGACCAAGAACTCGATCAGCCCGCGTGACGCCCTGGCGTCGGCCGGTAAGACCCTGGTCGAATTGTTCGGTCTGGCAAGGGAACTCAACGTCGAGGCCGAGGGCATCGAGATCGGGCCGTCGCCGGCCGAGGCAGACCACATCGCCTCGTTCGCGCTGCCCATCGACGATCTGGACCTGACCGTCCGCTCGTACAACTGCCTCAAGCGCGAGGGTGTGCACACGGTGGGCGAGCTCGTCGCCCGCACGGAGTCCGACCTGCTGGACATCCGTAACTTCGGCCAGAAGTCCATCGACGAGGTGAAGATCAAGCTGCACCAGCTGGGTCTCTCGCTCAAGGACAGCCCGGCCACGTTCGATCCGTCCGAGGTCGCCGGCTACGACGCCGCCACCGGCACCTGGACCAGCGACGCCGGCTACGACCTGGACGACACCCAGGACTACGCCGAGACCGAGCAGCTCTAA
- the rpsD gene encoding 30S ribosomal protein S4, whose product MARYTGPATRKSRRLGVDLIGGDQSFEKRPYPPGQHGRARIKESEYRTQLQEKQKARFTYGVMEKQFRKYYEEANRKAGKTGENLLQILESRLDNVVYRAGLARTRRMARQLVSHGHFTVNGVKVNVPSYRVSQYDIIDVKEKSLNTLPFEVARQTAGERPIPSWLQVVGERQRVLVHQLPERAQIQVPLAEQLIVEFYSK is encoded by the coding sequence ATGGCTCGTTATACCGGCCCCGCCACCCGCAAGTCGCGCCGTCTCGGCGTCGACCTCATCGGCGGAGATCAGTCGTTCGAGAAGCGCCCCTACCCGCCCGGCCAGCACGGTCGCGCGCGGATCAAGGAGAGCGAATACCGCACCCAGCTGCAGGAGAAGCAGAAGGCTCGCTTCACCTACGGGGTGATGGAGAAGCAGTTCCGCAAGTACTACGAAGAGGCCAACCGCAAGGCCGGCAAGACGGGTGAGAACCTGCTCCAGATCCTGGAGAGCCGTCTGGACAACGTGGTGTACCGCGCCGGCCTGGCGCGCACCCGCCGGATGGCCCGTCAGCTGGTCAGCCACGGCCACTTCACCGTCAACGGTGTCAAGGTGAACGTCCCGAGCTACCGGGTGTCGCAGTACGACATCATCGACGTCAAGGAAAAGTCGCTCAACACCCTGCCGTTCGAGGTTGCTCGGCAGACCGCGGGTGAGCGTCCGATCCCGTCGTGGCTGCAGGTCGTCGGGGAGCGCCAGCGCGTCCTCGTGCACCAGCTGCCCGAGCGCGCACAGATCCAGGTGCCGCTCGCCGAACAGCTCATCGTCGAGTTCTACTCGAAGTAA
- the rpsK gene encoding 30S ribosomal protein S11, which yields MAPPKKAAGAKRGKTTRRREKKNVPHGAAHIKSTFNNTIVSITDPQGNVIAWASSGHVGFKGSRKSTPFAAQLAAENAARKAQEHGVKKVDVFVKGPGSGRETAIRSLQAAGLEVGAISDVTPQPHNGCRPPKRRRV from the coding sequence ATGGCACCACCGAAGAAGGCCGCGGGCGCCAAGCGCGGTAAGACCACCCGGCGCCGGGAAAAGAAGAACGTCCCGCACGGCGCGGCACACATCAAGAGCACGTTCAACAACACGATCGTCTCGATCACCGATCCCCAGGGCAACGTCATCGCCTGGGCGTCGTCGGGCCATGTCGGCTTCAAGGGTTCGCGTAAGTCGACCCCGTTCGCCGCACAGCTGGCTGCCGAGAACGCTGCCCGCAAGGCGCAGGAGCACGGCGTGAAGAAGGTCGACGTGTTCGTCAAGGGCCCGGGTTCGGGCCGCGAGACCGCCATCCGCTCGCTGCAGGCTGCCGGCCTCGAAGTGGGCGCGATTTCCGACGTCACACCGCAGCCGCACAACGGCTGCCGTCCGCCCAAGCGGCGCCGGGTCTAG
- the rpsM gene encoding 30S ribosomal protein S13 translates to MARLVGVDLPRDKRMEIALTYIFGIGRTRSNEILAATGIDKDLRTKDLTDDQVTVLREYIEGNLKVEGDLRREVQADIRRKIEIGCYQGLRHRRGLPVRGQRTKTNARTRKGPKRTIAGKKKAR, encoded by the coding sequence ATGGCAAGACTTGTGGGCGTAGATCTCCCGCGCGACAAGCGCATGGAGATCGCGCTGACCTACATTTTCGGCATCGGCCGGACCCGTTCGAACGAGATCCTCGCCGCGACGGGCATCGACAAGGACCTGCGCACCAAGGATCTGACTGACGATCAGGTGACGGTTCTGCGTGAGTACATCGAAGGCAACCTCAAGGTTGAGGGTGACCTGCGCCGCGAGGTGCAGGCCGACATTCGCCGCAAGATCGAGATCGGCTGCTACCAGGGCCTGCGGCACCGCCGTGGCCTGCCGGTGCGCGGCCAGCGGACCAAGACCAACGCGCGTACCCGCAAGGGCCCCAAGCGCACCATCGCCGGCAAGAAGAAGGCTAGGTAA
- the rpmJ gene encoding 50S ribosomal protein L36: MKVNPSVKPICDKCRVIRRHGRVMVICSDPRHKQRQG; this comes from the coding sequence GTGAAGGTGAACCCGAGCGTCAAGCCCATCTGCGATAAGTGCAGGGTGATCCGCCGGCATGGGCGGGTCATGGTGATCTGCAGCGATCCCCGCCACAAGCAGCGGCAGGGCTGA
- the infA gene encoding translation initiation factor IF-1, with amino-acid sequence MAKKDGAIEVEGRVVEPLPNAMFRIELENGHKVLAHISGKMRQHYIRILPEDRVVVELSPYDLSRGRIVYRYK; translated from the coding sequence ATGGCCAAGAAAGACGGTGCCATCGAGGTCGAGGGTCGTGTGGTCGAGCCTCTGCCCAATGCGATGTTCCGCATTGAGCTGGAGAACGGACACAAGGTCTTGGCCCACATCAGCGGCAAGATGCGGCAGCACTACATCCGCATCCTGCCCGAGGACCGGGTAGTGGTGGAGCTCTCTCCCTATGACCTGTCCCGGGGCCGCATCGTGTACCGGTACAAGTGA
- a CDS encoding NfeD family protein, which produces MAVYLAAFVVGGIAVLAALLLADVGHGDGMPFLSLTGLSVALLGAGTGGLIGTWLGLGTAWSAVLATACAVVLVFTLNGLLLPYLRRQQSNSHRARSSYVGLLGTVTLEVPPGGWGEVSFVDVDGNRVFSRAKSDETDALPKATRVYIADIDPDFVHVVAVPET; this is translated from the coding sequence ATGGCTGTCTACCTGGCCGCGTTCGTCGTCGGTGGTATCGCGGTACTGGCCGCCCTACTGCTCGCCGATGTCGGGCACGGGGACGGGATGCCCTTCCTGAGCCTGACCGGCCTGTCGGTCGCCCTGCTCGGCGCCGGCACCGGAGGCCTGATCGGCACCTGGCTGGGCCTGGGCACCGCCTGGTCCGCAGTCCTGGCCACGGCCTGCGCCGTGGTGCTGGTGTTCACCCTCAACGGACTGCTGTTGCCCTATCTACGCCGCCAACAGTCCAACTCACACCGGGCCCGGTCGTCCTATGTCGGTCTGCTCGGCACCGTCACCCTCGAGGTCCCGCCGGGCGGTTGGGGCGAGGTCTCCTTCGTCGATGTCGACGGCAACCGCGTGTTCTCCCGCGCCAAGAGCGACGAAACCGATGCGCTGCCCAAGGCGACCCGCGTCTATATCGCCGATATCGATCCGGACTTCGTCCATGTCGTCGCCGTTCCAGAAACCTGA
- a CDS encoding flotillin family protein — translation MSLLLIVVLVAIAAILILVVLPLVYVKNYIKVPPNEVAVFTGRGTPKVVRGGARFRMPGIERVDIMSLEPFNVSINLQNALSNNGVPVNVEAVGLVRIGSADEAVQTAVQRFLTSDLNELQRQINEILAGSLRGITATMTVEDLNSNRDSLARSVVEEAGGDLARIGMEVDVLKIAGISDANDYLKSLGQRRIAEVKRDATVGTAEAERDAQIRSAKARQEGSIAQAEADTAIATANQKRDVELARLRAQTEAENAQADQAGPLANARAQKDVGIATEQAEAARVQARIEVEQRRAEQAQAALQADVIAPAEAKRQADIALAEGQRQSTILAAEAAAESERRKGQAEADARKAAADALRVEKQAEADSLQAKLVAEAAGKKELADALRVEQQAEAAGIEAKLLAEANGKKEIAAALNGYSAEAARLLMLPDVLASVVKATEAAASPLAEIDRLSIIGGSRDTQDAVGGLLGISPLAVANVLESLKASGIDVASMLQGSNATNGDSSHTS, via the coding sequence GTGTCCCTGCTGCTCATCGTCGTCCTGGTCGCCATCGCCGCGATCCTCATCCTTGTGGTGCTGCCGCTGGTCTACGTCAAGAACTACATCAAGGTGCCGCCCAACGAGGTGGCCGTGTTCACCGGCCGCGGCACACCCAAGGTGGTCCGCGGCGGGGCCCGGTTCCGGATGCCCGGCATCGAACGGGTGGACATCATGAGCCTGGAACCGTTCAACGTCAGCATCAACCTGCAGAACGCGCTGTCCAACAACGGTGTGCCGGTGAATGTCGAAGCCGTCGGACTGGTGCGCATCGGCTCGGCCGACGAGGCCGTGCAGACCGCAGTGCAACGCTTCCTGACCTCTGACCTCAACGAGCTGCAGCGCCAGATCAACGAGATCCTGGCCGGCAGCCTGCGGGGCATCACCGCGACCATGACGGTCGAGGACCTCAACTCCAACCGCGACAGCCTGGCCCGCAGCGTGGTCGAAGAGGCGGGCGGCGACCTGGCCCGGATCGGCATGGAGGTCGACGTCCTCAAGATCGCCGGCATCTCCGACGCGAACGACTACCTGAAGTCGCTCGGCCAGCGTCGTATCGCCGAGGTCAAGCGTGACGCCACGGTCGGCACCGCCGAGGCCGAGCGCGACGCCCAGATCCGGTCGGCCAAGGCCCGCCAGGAGGGGTCCATCGCCCAGGCCGAGGCCGACACCGCGATCGCCACGGCCAACCAGAAGCGTGATGTGGAACTGGCCCGGTTGCGCGCACAGACCGAGGCCGAGAACGCCCAGGCCGATCAGGCCGGACCGCTGGCCAATGCCCGCGCCCAGAAGGACGTCGGCATCGCCACCGAGCAGGCCGAAGCGGCCCGGGTACAGGCCCGCATCGAGGTGGAGCAGCGACGCGCCGAGCAGGCGCAGGCCGCTCTGCAGGCCGACGTGATCGCACCCGCCGAGGCGAAACGACAGGCCGACATCGCGCTCGCCGAAGGTCAGCGCCAGTCCACGATCCTGGCCGCCGAGGCCGCAGCCGAGTCCGAGCGCCGCAAGGGTCAGGCCGAGGCCGATGCCCGTAAGGCAGCTGCCGACGCGCTGCGCGTCGAGAAGCAGGCCGAGGCGGACAGCCTGCAGGCCAAGCTGGTCGCCGAGGCCGCGGGCAAGAAGGAACTCGCCGATGCACTGCGCGTCGAGCAGCAGGCCGAGGCCGCCGGTATCGAGGCCAAGCTGCTGGCCGAGGCCAACGGCAAGAAGGAGATCGCCGCCGCGCTCAACGGCTACTCGGCCGAGGCCGCACGCCTGCTGATGCTGCCCGATGTGCTGGCCTCGGTGGTCAAGGCGACCGAGGCGGCTGCCTCCCCGCTGGCCGAGATCGACCGACTGTCGATCATCGGCGGGTCCCGCGACACCCAGGACGCCGTCGGCGGGCTGCTCGGCATCAGTCCGCTGGCAGTGGCCAACGTGCTGGAGTCGCTCAAGGCCTCGGGCATCGACGTGGCGTCGATGCTCCAGGGGTCCAATGCCACCAACGGGGACAGCTCGCACACGAGCTGA
- a CDS encoding FAD-dependent oxidoreductase, with protein sequence MTGPAPQPRNPVILTVDDDPAVSRAVARDLRRHYGERYRILRAESGQDALETLNQLKLRGDTVAVFVADFRMPQMNGIDFLESAMDLYPMARRVLLTAYADTTAAIDAINRVDLDHYLLKPWDPPQEKLYPVLDELLEAWRAEGDRAIPHTKVIGHQWSSRSWEVRQFLARNQHNFRAFTTDEPTGRQLLDAAGLDGMRIPVVITEGGETLVEPSDGELADMLGLSTTPSLTMYDLAVIGGGPAGLAAAVYGASEGLRTVLIEGTATGGQAGRSSRIENYLGFPTGVSGAELATSARRQAERFGAEVITTREAVALDIAGAARTITFADGETIGARAVILATGVEYRQLPVPGCFTDPDNPSNYVGRGVYYGASVADASECRGEDVYIVGGANSAGQAAMFMSREAKSVTLLVRGPSLEASMSYYLIQQIEQTPNIFVRTCTEVAGAIGSDLGGVDHLVGLELVDRQSGEHEEVRATRLCCFIGATPRTEWLDGVVARDDHGFILAGPDLRDVCGWTLERPPHHLETSVPGVFVAGDVRAESAKRVAAAVGEGSMAVMLVHRYLAEA encoded by the coding sequence ATGACCGGCCCCGCTCCCCAGCCCCGTAATCCCGTGATCCTCACCGTCGATGACGACCCCGCGGTATCGCGTGCCGTCGCCCGTGACCTGCGCCGCCACTACGGCGAGCGGTACCGGATCCTGCGCGCCGAATCCGGGCAGGACGCGTTGGAGACCCTCAACCAGCTGAAGCTGCGCGGCGACACCGTCGCGGTGTTCGTCGCCGACTTCCGGATGCCGCAGATGAATGGCATCGACTTCCTCGAATCGGCGATGGATCTGTATCCGATGGCCCGGCGCGTGCTGCTGACCGCGTACGCCGACACCACCGCGGCCATCGACGCGATCAACCGCGTCGACCTCGACCACTACCTGCTCAAGCCGTGGGATCCGCCCCAGGAGAAGCTCTACCCGGTGCTTGACGAACTGCTGGAGGCCTGGCGCGCCGAGGGCGACCGGGCCATCCCGCACACCAAGGTGATCGGTCACCAGTGGAGTTCGCGGTCCTGGGAAGTGCGGCAGTTCCTGGCCCGCAACCAGCACAACTTCCGCGCGTTCACCACCGATGAGCCAACCGGCCGTCAGCTGCTGGACGCCGCCGGCCTGGACGGTATGCGGATCCCGGTGGTGATCACCGAGGGCGGCGAGACGCTGGTCGAACCCAGCGACGGCGAGCTCGCCGACATGCTGGGGCTGTCGACGACGCCCTCGCTGACCATGTACGACCTCGCGGTGATCGGCGGCGGTCCGGCGGGTCTGGCGGCCGCGGTGTACGGGGCCTCCGAGGGGCTGCGCACGGTGCTGATCGAGGGCACCGCGACCGGCGGGCAGGCCGGCCGCAGTTCGCGGATCGAGAACTATCTGGGCTTCCCGACCGGGGTGTCGGGGGCGGAACTGGCGACCTCGGCGCGCAGACAGGCCGAGCGGTTCGGCGCCGAGGTGATCACCACCCGCGAGGCGGTCGCCCTGGACATCGCGGGTGCGGCCCGCACCATCACCTTCGCCGACGGCGAGACCATCGGCGCCCGTGCGGTCATCCTGGCCACCGGCGTCGAGTACCGGCAACTCCCGGTACCGGGCTGCTTCACCGACCCCGATAACCCGAGCAACTATGTGGGCCGCGGCGTGTATTACGGCGCGTCGGTGGCCGATGCCTCCGAATGCAGGGGCGAGGACGTCTACATCGTGGGCGGTGCGAACTCGGCCGGGCAAGCCGCGATGTTCATGTCACGCGAGGCCAAGTCGGTGACGCTGCTGGTGCGCGGACCTTCGCTGGAAGCGTCGATGTCTTACTACCTGATCCAGCAGATCGAGCAGACCCCCAACATCTTCGTGCGCACCTGCACCGAGGTGGCAGGCGCCATCGGTAGCGATCTCGGTGGAGTCGACCATCTGGTGGGACTGGAGCTCGTGGACAGGCAGTCCGGCGAGCACGAGGAGGTGCGTGCGACGCGGCTGTGCTGCTTCATCGGCGCGACACCGCGGACCGAGTGGCTCGACGGTGTGGTGGCCCGCGACGACCACGGGTTCATCCTCGCCGGCCCCGACCTTCGCGACGTGTGCGGTTGGACGCTCGAACGTCCACCACATCACCTGGAAACAAGTGTGCCCGGTGTGTTTGTTGCAGGAGACGTGCGTGCCGAATCCGCCAAGCGGGTGGCGGCGGCCGTCGGCGAAGGGTCGATGGCGGTGATGCTGGTGCACCGGTACCTGGCAGAAGCGTGA
- a CDS encoding ATP-binding protein translates to MGETCVRDELRTLFLFEHLSDEQLDTLCQAGSIEMFPAGPIVTEGDPATCFYVMLDGELVMSKRSGGVDIQTNRTSMRGVYFGAWSAYIPGEEHIYEASVRLTTPSRVFVLDANAFAGFMQSQFPMAVHLLEGHKVGGRRQSQLIGQREKLLALGNITAGLTHQLNNPAAATARAVADLREGVGKMRHKLAMLADGKFTPQALKMLITIQDEVAEQVAKNTGLELTAMETADREDEIGDWLEAHGIAAAWDYAPTFVEAGLDIDWLERVEGSIDSVDCSATLPGALGWLKYTIDNELRMNEVAEASKRISALLAGAKLYSQMDRGDYQSADVHELLRSTMMMFGDKLGKDKPVSLVKDMDKSLPELHCYPGDLNQVWTNIIDNAIQAMGGRGTLTIRTCRENDDMIRVEIGDDGPGISEENLSRIFTPFFTTKPFGEGTGLGLDLAWRLVVEKHHGDLRVQSKPGDTRFIVLLPLQAPAPDSAPDPESA, encoded by the coding sequence ATGGGCGAGACCTGCGTGCGGGACGAACTTCGGACACTGTTCCTGTTCGAGCACCTGTCCGACGAGCAACTCGACACCTTGTGTCAGGCGGGCAGCATCGAGATGTTCCCGGCCGGCCCGATCGTCACCGAGGGTGATCCGGCCACGTGCTTCTACGTGATGCTCGACGGTGAGCTGGTGATGTCGAAGCGCTCCGGAGGTGTCGACATCCAGACCAACCGCACCTCGATGCGCGGCGTGTACTTCGGGGCCTGGTCGGCCTACATCCCCGGCGAGGAACACATCTACGAGGCGTCGGTGCGCCTGACCACACCGTCGCGGGTGTTCGTACTGGACGCCAATGCGTTCGCGGGGTTCATGCAGTCCCAGTTTCCGATGGCGGTGCACCTGCTCGAAGGCCACAAGGTAGGCGGTCGACGGCAGAGCCAGCTCATCGGTCAGCGCGAGAAGCTGCTCGCCCTCGGCAACATCACCGCGGGCCTGACCCACCAGCTCAACAACCCCGCGGCGGCCACCGCCCGCGCCGTGGCCGACTTGCGCGAAGGCGTCGGCAAGATGCGCCACAAGCTGGCCATGCTCGCGGACGGCAAGTTCACCCCGCAGGCGCTGAAAATGCTGATAACCATCCAGGACGAAGTCGCCGAACAGGTCGCCAAGAACACGGGGCTGGAGCTTACCGCGATGGAGACCGCTGACCGCGAGGACGAGATCGGCGACTGGCTCGAAGCCCACGGCATCGCCGCCGCCTGGGACTACGCCCCGACCTTCGTCGAGGCCGGTCTCGACATCGACTGGCTGGAACGCGTCGAGGGGTCGATCGACAGCGTTGACTGCTCGGCCACGCTGCCGGGAGCGTTGGGCTGGCTGAAGTACACCATCGACAACGAGCTGCGGATGAACGAGGTCGCCGAGGCGAGCAAGCGGATCTCGGCACTGCTGGCCGGTGCCAAGCTGTACTCACAGATGGACCGCGGCGACTATCAGAGCGCCGACGTGCACGAGCTGCTCCGCAGCACCATGATGATGTTCGGGGACAAGCTCGGCAAGGACAAGCCGGTCAGCCTGGTCAAGGACATGGACAAGTCTCTGCCCGAATTACATTGCTACCCAGGCGATCTGAATCAGGTGTGGACCAACATCATCGACAACGCCATCCAGGCGATGGGCGGTCGGGGCACGCTGACCATCCGCACCTGCCGGGAGAACGACGACATGATCCGCGTCGAGATCGGTGACGACGGGCCGGGCATCTCCGAGGAGAACCTCAGCCGGATCTTCACGCCGTTCTTCACCACCAAACCGTTCGGTGAGGGTACCGGCCTGGGCCTGGACCTGGCCTGGCGCCTCGTGGTGGAGAAACACCACGGAGATCTGCGGGTGCAGTCCAAGCCGGGCGACACTCGCTTCATCGTGCTGTTGCCCTTGCAGGCGCCGGCACCGGACAGTGCGCCAGATCCAGAATCAGCGTGA
- a CDS encoding LLM class F420-dependent oxidoreductase, which yields MTQTSTGTKPDLGAYGAFGHYAQFQQLSPRQLRDIEALGYGAIWAGGSPPAELEWIDPILAATETLQLATGIVNIWSAAAGPVAESFHRIDAAYPGRFLLGIGVGHREAIGEYRKPLDALTDYLDKLDEYGVPQHRRVIAALGPRVLQLSADRSAGAHPYLTTPEHTAQARELIGPDAFLAPEHKAVLTTDTEKARATGRKALDIYLGLSNYLNNFKRLGFTDEDLAKPGSDRFIDAVVAHGTVDEVAARLRQHRDAGADHVPVQVLTSPDKLVPALAELAGPLGLA from the coding sequence ATGACCCAGACCAGCACCGGCACCAAGCCCGATCTCGGCGCGTACGGCGCGTTCGGCCACTACGCACAGTTCCAGCAGCTGTCGCCGCGGCAACTGCGGGACATCGAGGCGCTGGGCTACGGCGCGATCTGGGCCGGCGGGTCGCCACCCGCCGAGTTGGAGTGGATCGATCCGATCCTGGCCGCCACCGAGACCTTGCAGTTGGCCACCGGCATCGTGAACATCTGGAGCGCGGCCGCCGGCCCGGTCGCCGAGTCGTTCCACCGCATCGATGCGGCCTACCCGGGCCGGTTCCTGTTGGGCATCGGGGTCGGGCACCGCGAGGCGATCGGCGAGTACCGCAAGCCGCTCGACGCGCTCACCGATTACCTCGACAAGCTCGACGAGTACGGCGTACCGCAGCACCGTCGGGTCATCGCAGCGCTGGGCCCCAGGGTGCTGCAACTGTCGGCGGACCGTTCGGCCGGAGCGCATCCGTACCTGACCACGCCGGAGCACACCGCGCAGGCACGTGAGTTGATCGGTCCTGACGCATTTCTGGCTCCCGAGCACAAAGCGGTGCTCACCACCGACACCGAGAAGGCACGCGCCACCGGCCGCAAGGCACTCGACATCTACCTCGGACTGAGCAACTACCTCAACAACTTCAAGCGGCTCGGCTTCACCGATGAGGATCTGGCCAAACCGGGCAGTGACCGGTTCATCGACGCCGTCGTCGCACATGGCACGGTCGACGAGGTGGCCGCCCGGCTGCGGCAGCATCGCGACGCCGGCGCCGACCACGTGCCTGTACAAGTACTGACCTCACCCGACAAACTGGTACCCGCACTGGCCGAACTCGCCGGGCCGCTCGGCTTGGCTTAG
- a CDS encoding LLM class F420-dependent oxidoreductase, producing MTESLSLKPDLGRYGVWTFGAVQPEHAVEIEKLGYGALWVGGSPAADLAFAEPILERTQTLQLATGIVNIWTADANAVAESFHRIEAAHPGRFVLGVGVGHPEHTEEYRKPYDALVEYLDALDAAKVPTSRLVIAALGDKVLKLSARRSAGAHPYLTTPEHTAHARDVLGDSVFLAPEHKVVLTTDGSAARAIGRDTVNFYLNLSNYLNNWRRLGFTEDDIAKPGSDKLIDAVVAHGTAENIAARLQQHVASGADHVTIQVLGGPDKLIPTLAELAGPLGLKG from the coding sequence ATGACCGAATCACTCTCACTGAAGCCGGATCTGGGTCGCTACGGGGTGTGGACGTTCGGGGCGGTGCAGCCGGAGCACGCCGTCGAGATCGAGAAGCTGGGCTATGGCGCGCTGTGGGTGGGTGGTTCTCCGGCGGCCGACCTGGCATTCGCCGAACCGATCCTGGAACGCACCCAGACTCTCCAGTTGGCCACCGGGATCGTCAACATCTGGACGGCCGACGCCAACGCGGTCGCCGAGTCGTTCCACCGCATCGAGGCCGCCCACCCGGGCCGGTTCGTGCTCGGCGTCGGCGTGGGTCATCCCGAACACACCGAGGAATACCGCAAACCCTATGACGCGTTGGTGGAGTACCTCGATGCGCTGGATGCCGCCAAGGTGCCGACAAGTCGGCTGGTGATCGCCGCGCTGGGCGACAAGGTGCTGAAGCTCTCGGCCCGCCGCAGCGCCGGCGCACACCCGTACCTGACCACACCCGAACACACCGCCCATGCCCGAGATGTGTTGGGCGACTCGGTGTTTTTGGCCCCTGAGCACAAGGTGGTCTTGACCACCGACGGTTCGGCGGCTCGCGCGATCGGACGCGATACGGTCAACTTCTATCTGAACCTGAGCAACTACCTCAACAACTGGCGTCGGCTCGGCTTCACCGAGGACGACATCGCCAAACCCGGCAGCGACAAGCTGATCGACGCGGTCGTGGCGCACGGCACTGCCGAGAACATCGCCGCACGTCTGCAACAACACGTCGCCAGCGGTGCCGACCACGTCACGATCCAGGTCCTGGGCGGTCCGGACAAGCTCATCCCGACCCTGGCCGAATTGGCCGGGCCGCTGGGCCTGAAAGGCTGA